A window of Kangiella sp. TOML190 genomic DNA:
TTTATGGCGGCTCTTATGGCGGTTTCTTAACTTTCATGGCGCTCTTTACTGAGCCAGAAGCTTTTGCTGCGGGCGCCTCTTTGCGTCCAGTAACCGATTGGGCACATTATAATCATGGTTATACCTCGAATATTTTAAACACGCCTTATATCGACCCAGAAGCTTATGAAAAAAGCTCCCCAATCGAGTTTGCCGAAGGTTTGAATAAGCCATTACTAATTGCTCATGGTATGGTCGATGATAATGTGTTTTTTAAAGATACGGTGCGTTTGGTGCAGCGTTTAATCGAGCTTGAAAAAACTCAGTATTTTGAAACCGCAATATATCCTATCGAGCCCCATGGTTTTACTGAACCATCAAGTTGGTTGGATGAATATAAGCGGATTTATTATTTATTTGAGGAGCATTTGAAAGGCCATTAGGGTGCAAACGCATCTAACCTAATTAAAAAAGGGATACAATTTGATTCGGTCAAATTGTATCCCTTGTTCTTTTTAATGGCTTATAAAGAAGTCTCTTATCAACTAATGGATACCACCACTTTACCTATAGCTTTACCGCTTGATAGGTGATCATGAGCTTTGCCAATATCTTCAAGTTGGAAGTCAACTTTGTCCACGATAGGCTTTAACTTGCCTTCATCGGCAATCCTAGCCAATTCGGTAAGAATGTGTTGGTGCTGCTCTCGCTTGAAATTATGCAGCATAGGGATCAGCATAAATACCACGTGCAACGACAAGCCTTTGAAATGAGCCGCGGATAAGTCCATTTCAACTAAAGAGACGGTTGTAGCCACTTGACCATTCAAAGCTGCAGCTTCAAAAGAATTCGCGATATTTGGCCCGCCAACTGAGTCATAAACTAGATCAAAGCCGTTGCCGTTGGTATGTTTGTTAACGTAATCTGAAACAGACTCTTCTCTATAATTGATCCCAGTAGCGCCAAGTTCTTCAATAACTGAAATTTGCTCAGCTCCGCCGCCAGTTGAATACACCTCTGAACCAAAATATTTAGCTAATTGCAGCGCTATGTGTCCTACGCCTCCCGAGCCACCATGAACTAAAACTTTTTGACCTTCGCCAACTCCAGCTCGGATCAAACCCTCGTAAGCTGTAATTCCAACCAGTGGCAAAGCTGCAGCTTCTTTCATGGATAAGGTCTTGGGCTTATGAGCGACTAGTTTAGCGTCGGCTAGCATGTATTCCGCTAATGAGCCTTTTAGATCCGCTAAACCGCCAGCACAACCATAAACTTCGTCACCGATATTGAATCCACTAACACCTTCACCAACATTAACCACGGTTCCCGCAAAGTCCATTCCAAGTATCGCTGGCAGCTCTGGCGCGAAAGGTAGGTCAGTGCCCATTTGCCGGATCATGGTATCAACCGTGTTAACACTGGTTGCTGCTACTTTAACGACAATGTGCCCGGGCTCCACCTCAGGCTGAGCAACCTCAGCTGTTGTAAATTGAGAGCTATCTCCAAATGCATTAATCACCATGGCTTTCATATTAATTACCTATGTACGAATTTATTTCATAAATTATATTTACCAACCCCATCAATGATAATATCCTGATAACTATATTTAAAATATAGATTTTGTTGATAATGAATGTTGAGCACTTGAAGTTATTTGTTCGAATCGCTACTACTCATAACATAAGCCAAGCAGGGAAAGAGTTGGGTTTATCAGCCGCGGTATCCAGTTCTTATATCAATAAGCTCGAAAATGAGATTGGAGTTAAGCTGCTGCATCGAACGACACGTAAAGTGTCTTTAACCGAAGAGGGTTTGGCCTTATTGCCGCATGCTGAAGAAGTTATAGCTAGCATTGATGCAGCTAAAGCAGCGGTAGGTTCGGGGAGCGTATTACCAAGAGGAACTTTAAGAGTAGCTGTATCGGCTTCTTTTGGCCGAATGCATATTATTCCAGCCCTTAAAGGCTTTTTAGATAAGTATCCTGAGTTAAAAGTTGATTTAAGCTTAAGTGACCGAATGGTAGATATGGTCGAGGGTGGTTTTGATATCGCAATAAGAAATGCAAAGTTAAATGACTCTTCATTCGTAGCGCGAAAAATTGCCAATGATAAGCGAGTGATTTGTGCTTCCCCTGAATATCTCGAGAAATATGGAGCGCCGCAAAGACCTGAAGATTTATTGGATCATCACTGTATTAACCTTTCCTCAATAGATACTTGGTCATTTGAAGATCCAAATGGTGGTCAAATCAAAATCAAAACCAAGCCTATTTTGGTGGTGGATAATGGTGAGTCCATTAGAGACGCTTGTATTAAAGGTGTTGGAATTACCATATGTTCCATTTGGTGTGCTTATGAACAATGGAATAAAGGTGAGTTAGTTCAACTGTTAAAAGACTATCCGCTAGTGTCAGAAGTGGATGTTTGGATGCTTTATCCTAGCTCAAGATTATTGGCTCCCAAGGTTAGAAGCTTTATCGATTATATGGTTGAGTTTTTTGGAGAGACTCCCTATTGGGAGTCTCAGGTAAGTTAATAGGGCTTTAATATAGAGTCTAACTCCTTTAATAAATTAAGACATTTTTCACTGTCTAGCGCATCGGGGTGTGGATCGCTAAACCTTGCTATATCGTTATCAAAGTATTTGCCCGAAGCACTTGCAAACTCATCGGATAGAGCTGCACGAACCAGGATATCTGCACCTATATTTAAGTCTTTTCCTTCCACTCCAAACCCTTCTTTAACCATTTTACTTGCAAGTAAAGATCCTGGGTTAACTGAAATCACCTGAGCCCCTGACTGACCTAATACCTTGGCTAAGCCATTCGACCACATGGTTATTGCTAACTTGCTTTGAGCATAAGCATTCATATTGTCGTTACTGCCTTTTTCTCCTTTCAGAGCTGCTAGATCGATAGGAGATTGCGCTGCTGAGGATAAGTTAATAGTACGAGAGTCGGCAGTAAGTAATGGTAATAGTTTTTTTGAAAGCAAGTAAGGCGCCAAGGTGTTTACGACGAAGCGAATATCAAAACCATTTTTAGCTGTAGGGCTTGGTGAATTTAAAACTCCAGCATTATTTAATAGGACATCAAGTGATTTATGGCTGGATTCAATTGCCTCAGACAATTGAGTAACCGCCTCTAAATCAGAAAGATCGGCTTTGTAAGTTTCAACTTTGCCCAAAGAAGAGAGTTCTGCTTCAACAGCTGCTAACTTTTCCGAGCTTCTACCGTGTAATAATACGGTATGCCCAAGCTTTACTAGCTTCTTAGCAGTTTCAAAGCCAATACCATCGGTGGCGCCAGTGATCAAAATAGTTTTACTCATTGCTTTTCCTTTATGTTATTTCAGGCAATACTTCTGATGCTATTTGCTGCATCGTTTCTTCAGTATCTTGCTTATTAAATCTCAAGTTAATCGCGACATGATTAACGCCAATGTCTCTCCTTAACCTTAAATAGTTAGCTAGATGCTTGGCTCCTAGTCGCAAGCCTAAATGAATAGGAGTAGGCTTTTCATCAGGATTTTTTGATAAATCCACGTACAAAGGCTCCATTATGGGCTTCTGGTAAGAGTGAGTTTCTTCAATCAGTTCTCGCCATTCACTGATGATTTTTTTTTGTAAATCAGCTGGTCTAGGATACAGCATCCATCCATTCCCATTTTGCGCAATCCATTCAACGCTTTGTTGACTGCCACCTGTAATTAGCATAGGAATTTCCTTACCAACAGGTTTCGGGACCATATCGATGCTGCCATTTAAGGAGCCATATTGGTTAGTAAAGCGTGGATTGATATCCTGCATTTTTCTTATATATTCAAAGCTATCTCGAAAACGTTTTCCACGATCATGATAATCAAGATTAGTTGCCGGATACTCATCTGGCCGGTCTCCAGAAGCAATGCCGAGGATTAACCGACCCTGAGATAATTCATCCACACTTGCTGCAGATTTGGCAACATGAGCTGGGTGTCTTAGAGGTAGTACAATACTGGCGACTCCAAGTGCTATTTTGCTGGTTTGCCCGGCAAGGTATCCAAGGTATACAAAAGGATCATAAGGCTGACCAGCATCACCAAAGCTAGGCACATTGAAAGGAACATCCCTTAACCAAACAGAAGCAAACCCTAATTCCTCGGCAAGTTTAACTCTTTCCAAGTGGCGCTTCATGCTGGGAATAGGGCTAGACTGGTATTGTTCTAGTGGCACAACTAATCCGACGCTTAATTGATTACCTTTAAACACGGAGTTATAGCCGTTATTCAAAGGTGGGAACTTGGATGTGATAACCATGTTTGTCATTTAAATTCCTACGCTAACGCTATGGGAAGTATCCCACAGCATTCACTTGATGTTTTAATCATTAATTAATTTCTTGAACCTTCATCACGAGTTCATTCCAGTTTCTTTGGTTCTCAATATCGTGCTCCAGTCCTTGCTCATCGGCGATAGTGAAACGTTTGATTGCAGGCGTTTTGCTAGTAGCTTGGTATAGCCAGTAGGCTTCTGCTTTTAAGGCTTCGTCAATTGGCTTATCTATAGACTCGTACACGGCTTGTTTACAAGCATTGATAGACTCTGCTGGGAATTGAGCAATTCGTTTTGCCAAGGTGTCGACGTACTCGCCGATATCATCTGGCTCTAACGCTTTGTTGATAGTACCGTATGCTTCAGCCTCATCTGCATCAAAATCGCGAGCGCTAAGGATGATTTCAAGTGCACGCCCTAGGCCAGTTTGCCTTGCCATTCGAGAAGCTCCACCACCGGAAGGTAAAATACCCATGCCAACTTCCATTTGCATAAACTTAAATTTACCACGAGCAGCAAATCTCATGTCTAAGGCAAGGGCAAGTTCATGGCCACCGCCGCGAGCAAAGCCTTCTAATTTTGCAATAGTTGCTTGAGGTACTTTGCTGATCCGCTCGCAAACCGATTGCAGATCCAAAAGTTGTGCTTCATCGCGAGAAACTGCTTCCGTTGACATATCTTTAAGCAACTCGGTGTCATAATGACATACCCAAATTTCAGGGTTCGCCGATTGGAATACAACCACTTTAGTGTCTCTATCTCGCTCCAATCTCATGGCAAGGCTATTTAGATCAGCCAACATTTCCTGTCCTTGCACATTAACTGAGCCAAAATCAAAAGTTACCGTTAGCACCCCTTGGTCATTACTAGTTTTAAATGTCGTAAAACCTCTGTATTCCATAATCAATTCCTGTATGTACTATTACAATGAAATGTAGATTATAGTTATATTTTAAAAGATGATAATAAGGCTAATTTGATAATGACTTTATGGAGTTTGTTGATAATAAGGTGTCGAAACACTATGGTAGCTATTCATTCTGCCATTGAAATAAATGATACTTCGTATACAGATATTAACTAAATCGACAGCGTTCGGGCAGTCAATGTTTTCAACTATAAGCAAGAGACGAGCATTTGAAGCTTGTTTGCGTCACTCACAACGGGCACTTCCATTGCCCGCCCACTTGAGGAGGTGACGCAATGAGCTAGCTAAGCCAAGGTTTAAGGCAATGGCAAAGCGGCTACAAACTTTTGCTTGAGGCCTCTATCTCACCAAAAAAGACTTCGCGGTAGCTAACATAAAGTATCGCTGCGATAATTGGCATAATAATAGCGGTTAATAAAGTTGAAACGGCAAGCGAAATAATCTGCGGTGCAAGGGGAGATATGGCTGCCATAATCAGCGACAAGATAATGCCGAGAACTAGCGCAATAACAATGGTAATGATAATAAAAATTAACACCGCGCCAATGTTTTTAATTGCCGCAATAAAACTGTTAGCCAGTGCGGCGAACACATTCTGACCACTAAAAACAATCAAGCTGATCACAAACCAATTTAAAAGACTGTAGAAAAAACCAAAAATAATCACCCACTTAACATAGGGTAATAGCTGTGACATGACTTGTTGCAGGTAAGCTTGATCTTGCTGTGCTTGAACTTTTTGCCAATCGATGCTTTGTAATGCCTCGACGCCGATGGCATTGAACATCAGGTAAGTGAAAACCGTGAAAATTACGATTTGCACCACTATTAATAGCACTAAATGCAGCTTGGAAATATGCGTAAAGGCACTAAAAAACTGATAGTTACTTGGAGCCTGCTGGGACTGCTTTTGCTGATGCGCACCTAAAAGGCCGCCAGCGATAAAAATCGGGCCGAGCAAATTAACCAACATGGCTGCGTAAGGGTGTAAAACTTGACTGGCGCTCAGTAGTACCGAATAGAGCAGGCCAGCGACAAACCATTTACCAAAATGGGGGATTACAATATCGCTTAGGGCTTTTTCCAGCCAATAAAAACCGCGGGTTGGCGAGACAATTCTGGATTGAGCCTGTGGCTTAGGTTCTTGTTCATTGCGATCTTCGAAAATAAATTCATCTTGATTATCGGGCATGGGGTTCCTCAATTATTATTGTGTGCAGTGTATAAAATGCTTCAGAAGCATAAAGAAGGCTAAATGATTGAATTAGCTTCGTCAAAACTTAGGCGCGGACTTCTAGGAAACAGATCTTTTTCCGTACCATAACCTATGTTACACAGAAAATTTGCTTTGATTTTACTGCCAGCAAAAAAAGTCTCATTAATTTTTTTCGGGCTAAAGCCAGACATAGGACCGCAATCTAAGCCCAAAGCTCGCGCGGCCATAATGAAGTAGCCGCCTTGCAAACTTGAGTTACGAAAAGCCGTGGATTCGATAAAGCTATTATTACCGACAAACCAGCTTTTAGCATCGGTGTGCGGAAATAACTGCGGCAACTTTTCGTAAAACTCCATATCCATGCCAATAATGGCGCATACGGGTGCGGTCATGGTTTTTTCGACATTACCTTCCATTAAGCAAGGTTTGAGCTTTTGTTTTGCCTCATCAGATTTCACGAAAACCACGCGCATCGGACAGCAGTTTGCTGAGGTTGGCCCCATTTTGACCAAGTCATGTAATTGATGCAGAATTTCATCGGAAATGGTTTTGTCCGACCAAGCGTTGTAGGTGCGTGCATCGTTAAATAAAGTGTCTAATGCCGCGGCTGAAATAGGAGTGCCCATTGATATCTCCGTGCAGGATTTTAATACTGATTTAAAGGAAGCTATCATCACTAATTTTGCTGCGCTTATCAAGCTTCTGACAAAAGCCTTGGTGCCACCTACTAGAGCAAAAACTTGAAGTTAGTATTAATAATCGGTAGCTTAACAGCTACTTTTTAGCTAAGTATTTGTTAAATTTGAAATTAATTAACCTTATTAGCATGCTGCTTGCCCTTGGCTTGATGCTGCTTATTAGTGGTTGTAGTAGCCGTCAGCAGTTTAGCCAAGAGACCCAAACCAAATCTAACTGGTGGTATTGTGCCGAAAAAACTGCCAGAAGCTGGAATTGCGCCGACTCTCGACAAGCCCTAGAGAAGCAACAAGCGTCGCAAATGCCTGCTTCAGAGCCGCCACTGAAACTGGTACCGGCGCTTGAACCAGAGCTGCCGTCAGAATCAGAGTTGCCACCAGAACAATCAATAATCAGACCAGAATCAAGCGTTGAGCCAGTCGTTCTTGAACAGAGCTTAGATGATTTGGGAGTTTCAGAGTCAGTTAAGGAAGTAACTTTGCAAAAAAGCCGGCCTAAACCTCTAACTGCCGCAGAGGATAACGCTTCTTTAACAACCGCTGAAAATAAACAGGGTGATTGGCTTATCCAGATAGGGGCTTTTCGCCAACAAGCCCAAGCTGAGCGTTTAAGGAAACAAGTGCCAGGAGCGCAAGTTGAAAGTTTTAATAAAGGTAGCCAAACTTGGTATCGAGTTTATTTGGGCTATTATCTGTCGCGGCAAGCAGCAACTGAAGCGGCTGCTGCTTTAGGTGCTTACCAAACTTGGATCCGACGTAGAAAATAAGAGGTAAAAGATACGGCCAAAACTTTAGCCGTCAATAGGCCTTTATGGCTATGCTTTATGGAGCATCGGTTTTACAGAGAAGCCGCTTCAATAAAACTTACAATATCTGTGGCAAGATCCTGCTTAGGCCTTTCTACAATACGCCCTAGCTCTTGATTGTTTAAGCGCACAATAATGGTCGGCGTATATAACACTCGATCCATTTGCTGGCGGTTTTTTGGCTCCTGTTTTTTTAGATCCAAGGCGATTAAGTGGTGCTGAATGTTAGGGTTATTGGCTGCTGCTAATAAGTCGAGTAGTTGCGGAATTTCACGCTGACTGTCATGGCACCAAAGTCCAAAATAACTAATAATTTCAATGGGTTGTTTAATATCAGCTAATGCCTGAACGGCCTTTTGATCGAGCTTTGTTTGGTGATGTTTAAAAAACTTAGGATGATTTTTTAGTTCGGTTATCGAAATATCACCCGTAGGGTATGAGTTTGCATGTCGTTGGTGGCTTGACGGCCCTTGGGGATTTTGAGTTGAGTTAGGAAACTGATGGCTACAAGCAGATAGTAACAATAAGATACTCATCAGGCTAAAGGTAAAGAGTGGTCGCATTAATTAATTGCTCTCAGGGGTTTTGTCGGGTTATTTTTTGAAATTCAAACTGACGGAGTTTACGCAAAAACGCAGTCCAGTTTCGGTTGGCCCATCATCGAACACATGACCAAGATGGCTGCCGCATTGGGCGCATAGAATTTCAGTACGGCTCATACCATGACTTAAGTCGTCGCGATAAGCAATGGCTTTGTTATTCTTGGCTTTATCAAAACTTGGCCAGCCACAGTGTGAATCGAACTTACCTTGATTATCAAACAAAATGGAATCGCAGCAGGCGCATAAATAATCGCCAGTTTCCGAATGTTGATTATAAGTTCCAGTAAAAGGGCGCTCAGTTCCTGCCTGTTGGGTGACTTGGTATTGCAAAGGATCAAAACCTTTTGCTCGCTCTACAGCTTTAGCTTTTTGCGGCGGGTAGCTGATATGGAAATCACTCCAGAGTTGCCAGTTATGGGGTGCTTTAAATCCAGCCTGGGCCATTTGGTCGAGCAAATAACCGTTGATCGCATTGATTTCCGTTGCAATCCCTTTATTTACATCTTGGTACATGGAATTGAAATTGTCCGCGGTATTCTCAATAACTCGGATCACCAAGTCTTTCAGGGCTTTGCTAAAACTGAGTTGTATCTGTTTGGCAAAACCTTGATTTTCTTGGATTAAAGCCAATAAGCGCGGCTTTTTATCAGGGCTTAGTAGCTCGCCATTTTTGCATTGATACAGGGCGGTGAGGGGATTAATCACTGCGTTAATCAGCAACTTTTGCCATAAGATGTGAGTAATATTTTGGTGCCAATGGGCATTGAGCTCTGCTTGTTTGAGTAATTCAAACCAAGCAGGTGCAGCTTGGGGCTTGAGTGCGCCCAGCTCAATTGAGCCAACGCCAGCGTAGGTCACCGTTTGTGAAGATTGGTGGTTGCTCGAAGTGTTAACAAAAGCGCCATGGGTATTGCTGGCAAAATAAATATGGTCTTTAGCGACAAACTGCTCGGCAATCGCCTCGTGTCCCATACCGTTTTGAAATAAGATCAATTGGCTCTTGTCGTCCAATCGATGTGCGATACTTTGTAATGCCTGCTGTAATTGTGGCGCTTTAACGCACACGGCGACTAGATTCAAAACATCTGAATCAGTAGCTTTACTTTGCCCGATTTGACGGCTAATCGATTGTTCACCTGCAAGCAGCTGCCAATCATTGGAGTAATTGGCGCGATCACGAACAATAAACTGGCAATCAATAGACGCATCAGTTAATTTATGGGCTAGTAACTGGCCGATAGCGCCAGCTCCGAGAATAGAAATCATTAAAATGATGACAAAATCTAAAAGTGAATAATCAAAAGATACCATTTCTCCATAAAATTAAAAACTTTGTTTACTTCCAACCGGAAGTATTGCGGATGTTGTTGCTGGGCTTTTCCGCCGGGATCCCATACTTACTGGTCTTTGGAACCTTTTCTTTATTGTTAAAAGATGCCGGAGTTTCGCGAAGCGAAATCGGTTTCGCTTCTTGGATAGGATTGACCTATTCGATAAAAGTGATTTGGTCTCCAGTGGTCGATAACTTTAGGCTACCGGTCATAGGAAGGCTATTCGGCAAAAGAAAGAGCTGGTTGCTGGTGACACAACTCGGGATCATGAGTTGCTTGTTTGCTATTTCAATTACTGAGGTCACAGCTACCAGCTACATGAAAGTTGTTGTTTTTGCCTTTATCACGGCTTTTTTGGCGGCTACACAAGATATTGTGGTAGATGCTTTTAGAATTGAGTCTAACGATGATAAAAAACAAGGTGCGGCAGCTGCGACTTACATTATGGGATATAGGATCGCTATGATCGTAACCGGAGCAGGGGCTTTGCTATTAGCGGAAAGTTATTCTTGGGAAGTGAGCTACCAAATTATGGCACTTTGTATGCTAGTAGGAATTATTGGTTGGTCGCTATCACCTGAGCCAGAACATAAAGACGAACCTCTTGGCGAGTCAAAACTAGAACAGCGTATTTCGAACAAGCTGCTTGGCTTTTTTTCCAACCAACAAACCCAGCAAAAAGTTGGCTCAAATATAAGCTTTCAGTATTTTGTGAAAGCGATTTTGTCACCACTTGTAGATTTCTTTTTACGTTATAAATGGTGGGCGATTGCGATTATAGCCTTTGTTTTAACTTACCGTATTAGCGATATCGTGATGGGCACTATGGCTAATGTTTTTTATGACGATATGGGATTTAGCAAAACTGAGATTGCGGCAGTATCCAAAGTTTATGGGTTGGTAATGACTATTGTAGGTGCTTTTATCGCCGGTTATGTAGTTAATAAGATGAAAATTTTAAATTGCCTATTACTCGCAATAACGTTAGTCATTGTTACCAATTTACTTTTTGCTTATATGTCCACTCAGCCAAAAGATCTGAATTTTCTGATAATGGTGATTAGTGCGGACAATATGGCGGGGGGCTTTTCCATGGGGACATTATTCTCCTATTTTGCCATGTTGATTAATAAGGAGTTTACAGCGACCCAATATGCTCTCTTTACCTCGCTGATGACCTTAACCGGAAAGTTTTTAGGCGGCTTTAGCGGTGTTAACATTGATAACTGGGGTTATCCTGGGTTTTTCACTTATTCCGCTTTGTTAGGAATTCCAGCAATGCTGTTGATATTCCTATTGATGTATCGAGAACGGAAAGTTCTGCGAGCGGATAACGAGAAGGCCAAAGCTAACACATAAATTGGTCACCTTTGGCCTTTTCTGTACTCTAGATGGTTTAAAAGTGGAAACTCAAGCCCGCATAAAAGCCATCAATAGTTAGATCGCTGGATAAGTCGTCAAAATCATCGAATTCCAATTCAAAAAGACGATAACCCAACTCAAAGCCAAAACCAGAGTCACCTTCATAGGCAACATAAGCGCTAGCATCGGTTAAATCGTCATCATCAAATTTTCCTACTTGCAACTCGCCACCTGCGCTCCAGCCAGTAAAAGGCAGATCAAACTGGGCGCGGCCATATAATAGCGGTACCGTACCCGAAAGATTAACGCGGTAATCAAGAGCAGGGATAGCTTGGCCATCAGGACGAATATCCACAAAACCGTCAAAATCTTTAGCGCTAAACCCTAGATCTAAATTGACCCAGTTATCCAGAATCTCATAGTAGAGGGTGTAGTCGGTATGACTAAAATCATAACGAGTCGCGACACTATCGCCAGTTTGGTAGCTGCCTGACTGGAAACTAAAGTCTTGGCTGGCAATCCCATTCTCGTTACCATCCAGCTCATTTTGTTGGATCCGAATGTTGGGTAGGAATGGTAGCGGATGCTCGAACGCTAGATAATAGATGTTGGCATCATCATCCTTTAGCCCTAAATCTCGATTGACATCGATATTGTTGCCACCAGAACGGACGGTTCCATCAAGGTCGTAATTCCAGCGCTTAGCGCCAGCGTAAACCCCGAGAATATCAGCGCTTGCAGCAGCGCTCGCCAGAATTAAAGTTACCGCGGAAGCCAGTTTTAATGTGTTCATTTTTTATACCTTGCTAAAATTTTGGCGCATTGTAGCGATTTTCTTCAAAATAGAAAGTGATAAATCGCAAATAACGATACTTTTTAGGGCTAACTTGTGCTCAATACTCTTGTTATAATTTCGTTTTTATTCTTAACGATGCGATATGAGCGACATTGATTATAAATTACGCTTTGGCGGGATTGAGCGACTGTATGGCGCTAAAGCGCTTAATAAGTTCGCGCAAAGTCATCTGTGCGTGATTGGCGTTGGTGGTGTTGGTTCTTGGGTGGTGGAATCTATAGCGCGCTCTGGGGTAGGCCGTCTCACCTTGATTGATCCTGATGAAGTAAGCCAGTCCAATATCAATCGCCAGCTGGTAGCGCTTGACTCAACTCTTGGGATGGGCAAAGCAGAAGTGTTGGTTAAACGTATTGCAGAGATTAATCCAGCTTGCCAAGTAACGGTCATTGAAGATTTGCTTAAAC
This region includes:
- a CDS encoding thioredoxin family protein — protein: MRPLFTFSLMSILLLLSACSHQFPNSTQNPQGPSSHQRHANSYPTGDISITELKNHPKFFKHHQTKLDQKAVQALADIKQPIEIISYFGLWCHDSQREIPQLLDLLAAANNPNIQHHLIALDLKKQEPKNRQQMDRVLYTPTIIVRLNNQELGRIVERPKQDLATDIVSFIEAASL
- a CDS encoding LLM class oxidoreductase, coding for MTNMVITSKFPPLNNGYNSVFKGNQLSVGLVVPLEQYQSSPIPSMKRHLERVKLAEELGFASVWLRDVPFNVPSFGDAGQPYDPFVYLGYLAGQTSKIALGVASIVLPLRHPAHVAKSAASVDELSQGRLILGIASGDRPDEYPATNLDYHDRGKRFRDSFEYIRKMQDINPRFTNQYGSLNGSIDMVPKPVGKEIPMLITGGSQQSVEWIAQNGNGWMLYPRPADLQKKIISEWRELIEETHSYQKPIMEPLYVDLSKNPDEKPTPIHLGLRLGAKHLANYLRLRRDIGVNHVAINLRFNKQDTEETMQQIASEVLPEIT
- a CDS encoding zinc-dependent alcohol dehydrogenase family protein — translated: MKAMVINAFGDSSQFTTAEVAQPEVEPGHIVVKVAATSVNTVDTMIRQMGTDLPFAPELPAILGMDFAGTVVNVGEGVSGFNIGDEVYGCAGGLADLKGSLAEYMLADAKLVAHKPKTLSMKEAAALPLVGITAYEGLIRAGVGEGQKVLVHGGSGGVGHIALQLAKYFGSEVYSTGGGAEQISVIEELGATGINYREESVSDYVNKHTNGNGFDLVYDSVGGPNIANSFEAAALNGQVATTVSLVEMDLSAAHFKGLSLHVVFMLIPMLHNFKREQHQHILTELARIADEGKLKPIVDKVDFQLEDIGKAHDHLSSGKAIGKVVVSIS
- a CDS encoding enoyl-CoA hydratase/isomerase family protein, whose protein sequence is MEYRGFTTFKTSNDQGVLTVTFDFGSVNVQGQEMLADLNSLAMRLERDRDTKVVVFQSANPEIWVCHYDTELLKDMSTEAVSRDEAQLLDLQSVCERISKVPQATIAKLEGFARGGGHELALALDMRFAARGKFKFMQMEVGMGILPSGGGASRMARQTGLGRALEIILSARDFDADEAEAYGTINKALEPDDIGEYVDTLAKRIAQFPAESINACKQAVYESIDKPIDEALKAEAYWLYQATSKTPAIKRFTIADEQGLEHDIENQRNWNELVMKVQEIN
- a CDS encoding SDR family NAD(P)-dependent oxidoreductase, giving the protein MSKTILITGATDGIGFETAKKLVKLGHTVLLHGRSSEKLAAVEAELSSLGKVETYKADLSDLEAVTQLSEAIESSHKSLDVLLNNAGVLNSPSPTAKNGFDIRFVVNTLAPYLLSKKLLPLLTADSRTINLSSAAQSPIDLAALKGEKGSNDNMNAYAQSKLAITMWSNGLAKVLGQSGAQVISVNPGSLLASKMVKEGFGVEGKDLNIGADILVRAALSDEFASASGKYFDNDIARFSDPHPDALDSEKCLNLLKELDSILKPY
- the msrB gene encoding peptide-methionine (R)-S-oxide reductase MsrB, producing the protein MVSFDYSLLDFVIILMISILGAGAIGQLLAHKLTDASIDCQFIVRDRANYSNDWQLLAGEQSISRQIGQSKATDSDVLNLVAVCVKAPQLQQALQSIAHRLDDKSQLILFQNGMGHEAIAEQFVAKDHIYFASNTHGAFVNTSSNHQSSQTVTYAGVGSIELGALKPQAAPAWFELLKQAELNAHWHQNITHILWQKLLINAVINPLTALYQCKNGELLSPDKKPRLLALIQENQGFAKQIQLSFSKALKDLVIRVIENTADNFNSMYQDVNKGIATEINAINGYLLDQMAQAGFKAPHNWQLWSDFHISYPPQKAKAVERAKGFDPLQYQVTQQAGTERPFTGTYNQHSETGDYLCACCDSILFDNQGKFDSHCGWPSFDKAKNNKAIAYRDDLSHGMSRTEILCAQCGSHLGHVFDDGPTETGLRFCVNSVSLNFKK
- a CDS encoding malonic semialdehyde reductase, whose product is MGTPISAAALDTLFNDARTYNAWSDKTISDEILHQLHDLVKMGPTSANCCPMRVVFVKSDEAKQKLKPCLMEGNVEKTMTAPVCAIIGMDMEFYEKLPQLFPHTDAKSWFVGNNSFIESTAFRNSSLQGGYFIMAARALGLDCGPMSGFSPKKINETFFAGSKIKANFLCNIGYGTEKDLFPRSPRLSFDEANSII
- a CDS encoding LysR family transcriptional regulator; translated protein: MNVEHLKLFVRIATTHNISQAGKELGLSAAVSSSYINKLENEIGVKLLHRTTRKVSLTEEGLALLPHAEEVIASIDAAKAAVGSGSVLPRGTLRVAVSASFGRMHIIPALKGFLDKYPELKVDLSLSDRMVDMVEGGFDIAIRNAKLNDSSFVARKIANDKRVICASPEYLEKYGAPQRPEDLLDHHCINLSSIDTWSFEDPNGGQIKIKTKPILVVDNGESIRDACIKGVGITICSIWCAYEQWNKGELVQLLKDYPLVSEVDVWMLYPSSRLLAPKVRSFIDYMVEFFGETPYWESQVS
- a CDS encoding SPOR domain-containing protein, whose translation is MKLINLISMLLALGLMLLISGCSSRQQFSQETQTKSNWWYCAEKTARSWNCADSRQALEKQQASQMPASEPPLKLVPALEPELPSESELPPEQSIIRPESSVEPVVLEQSLDDLGVSESVKEVTLQKSRPKPLTAAEDNASLTTAENKQGDWLIQIGAFRQQAQAERLRKQVPGAQVESFNKGSQTWYRVYLGYYLSRQAATEAAAALGAYQTWIRRRK
- a CDS encoding BPSS1780 family membrane protein, which gives rise to MPDNQDEFIFEDRNEQEPKPQAQSRIVSPTRGFYWLEKALSDIVIPHFGKWFVAGLLYSVLLSASQVLHPYAAMLVNLLGPIFIAGGLLGAHQQKQSQQAPSNYQFFSAFTHISKLHLVLLIVVQIVIFTVFTYLMFNAIGVEALQSIDWQKVQAQQDQAYLQQVMSQLLPYVKWVIIFGFFYSLLNWFVISLIVFSGQNVFAALANSFIAAIKNIGAVLIFIIITIVIALVLGIILSLIMAAISPLAPQIISLAVSTLLTAIIMPIIAAILYVSYREVFFGEIEASSKSL